One window of the Mixophyes fleayi isolate aMixFle1 chromosome 6, aMixFle1.hap1, whole genome shotgun sequence genome contains the following:
- the LOC142160675 gene encoding uncharacterized protein LOC142160675: MTHWMEEEVRELLNVRGEEEIRRQVTGTVKDATVYYNIAKILTQRGIKRTQQQVLNKLKSLKKQYTKVHDHNRRKSGAERMDWPFYDQCNMVFGHSPLTNPIALSSSSNVDAAIPTPPESTQTSEAATVIIEDSIEDTPELECSATTEDTNMSWEELNESQPFPAAQVVTETSQETQPEPVPVSKSTPGPSLRSNIYNVPKKRKRPNKMDQATKTMTTVMMDQLREMDSTMREHENTQLQRFHGLQDSFLMQIMNMQELRTNWQ, from the exons atgacacactggatggaggaagaggtgcgtgagctgctgaatgtcagaggggaggaagaaattagaaggcaagtgactgggactgtgaaggatgccacagtgtactacaacatcgccaaaatactcactcaacgtggcataaagaggacacagcaacaagtcctgaacaaattaaagtccctgaagaagcagtacactaaagtccatgaccacaacaggcgcaaaagtggcgctgaaagaatggactggcccttttatgaccagtgcaatatggtctttggacattctcctctgacaaatccaattgcactgtcatcttctagcaatgtggatgcggctataccaacaccaccagagagcacacagacaagcgaggccgcaacggtaataatagaagattctatagaagacaccccagaactggagtgctctgccacaacagaggacaccaacatgtcttgggaggaattgaatgaatcacagccattccctgctgcgcaagtcgttacagagacttcgcaagaaacgcagccagaaccagtgccggtgtcaaagtctacgccaggtcccagtttacgctccaaca tttacaacgttccaaaaaaacgcaaaaggcccaacaaaatggaccaagcaactaaaacaatgacaactgtcatgatggatcaactgcgggagatggacagcaccatgagggaacacgagaatacacaactgcagcgttttcatggactgcaggactctttcctcatgcaaatcatgaacatgcaggaac tgaggacaAATTGGCAGtaa